Genomic segment of uncultured Desulfobacter sp.:
GTCAATACGCTCCCTTGCACGGCGTCGGTTCACCTCAAGTTTGGTTTCACCGGGCCCTCTGCCACCAATACCGCCCGTTAATCTGGACATGGCCGTGTTTTTGGTGATCAGGCGTGGCAGCATATATTCAAGCTGGGCCAGTTCCACCTGGTATTTACCTTCGCTGGATTTGGCTTGTTTTGCAAAGATATCCAGTATCAGCTGGGTGCGGTCAATGACCTTCATCTCCACAAAATCGGTGATGGACCGTATCTGGGACGGGCTCAGTTCTCGGTCAAAGACAAGCATCGTGGCATAGTTCTGGATTGCCTTGATAATCAGTTCTGATAATTTGCCCTTGCCCACCACAAATTTGGGATCAATTTTTTTTCTTTGCTGGATGGCTGTTCCCACCACGTTGATTCGGCTTGTTTTGCACAGCTCCTCAAGTTCATCCAAAGAGACCCGGGCCGAATCCATACCCTGGGTGGCCGCATTGATTAAAAATGCGTTCTCCTGGCCGGTTTCCGGGCTATAGCGAAGATTGTGCCGGGACAGTTCCGATTCAAGTTCAAGAATTTGGGCCTGGCAGTCGGTATTGAGATCTTCAAGGGTGGTGCCGGGAAGCACTCTGTATGGATCTGCCTCGGGATCCGGCAGAATGTGGGCAGAGTATACAGGGCCTGCTGTGCCGTCGTCATTCAGGCAGATGGCCGTGATGTAATCCAGGCGCAGGAGAGCAAGGTCGGTCAGGTCATCCCGGGTCAACGCTTCGTGGGACAGGTGGGTATGAATACATCGAAGTCCCTTAAGGCGCCCCGGGCCTGCTTGAAAATCGGGTATGACCGGAATGACGATGCGTTGGGGTTCACCTGCAACGACACAAACGACTTTTCCGTTGCGATCCAAAAGAAGGCCGATCTGGCGGCGGATTTCCCGGCTGATGTCCAAAGTTTCCATGGCGGCCTGCCGGGAAAGGATATATTCCGGGGGTGACTTGAAGGTGTAAAGATTTTCAATTCGGTCTATCTGGGCTTTGTTCAGCCCGTCTGTCGTGCCGTAGACAATTCGCTTCATTTAAATCCCTGATACGCTTCGGGTGCAAGTTCCTCAAACCGTGTGTACTGGCCGTTAAATACCATATGTGCGGTACCGATGCTGCCGTTACGATTTTTGGCAACGATAATCTCTGCGGTCCCTTTTTTGGGGTTGTCCGGTTCTTTGTTGTAGACCTCGTCCCGGTAGATAAAAGAAATAATATCCGCATCCTGTTCAATTGCGCCTGATTCACGCAAATCCGACATCATGGGTCGTTTGTCCGAGCGCTGTTCCAGGGCGCGGTTTAGCTGGGACAATGCAAGAACCGGTACCTTGAGTTCTTTGGCAAGGGATTTTAACCCTCTTGAAATATCTGCAATTTCAAGGTCCCGTCGATCTGAATGAAAGGATGATTTCATCAACTGCAGGTAGTCAATGACCACAAGGCCGATGTCTTTATTCATCTGGAACAATTTCCTGGTTTTGGCCCGTAAGTCCAAAACCGATATGGCCGGTGTGTCATCAATGAAAATGGGGATTTCATTGAGAACGCCCGCCGCGTCCGTAAAGTTTTGCCAATCTTCGGGGCTGAATGCCCCGCTGCGCAACCGGTTGGCATCCACCCGGGCTTCGGATGTCAACAAGCGCATGGAGAGCTGTTCTTTGGACATTTCAAGGGAAAACACCGCCACGGGTTTGCGGTAGTGAAACGCTACATTTCTGGCAATGTTCAAAGCAAATGCGGTTTTGCCCATGGACGGCCGGGCAGCCAGAATAATGAGATCCGAAGGCTGCAGCCCTGACGTGATTCTGTCAAGCCGTCCATACCCGGTTGAAAGTCCCGCAAGTCCGCCTTCCTTGCCCTGCAGTTCTTCCAATTGATCAATGTTCAAGTTGATCAGATCAGATAACGGCTTAAACGGACTGCCGGACTGACGATCGGCAATTTTAAGAATAGTTGCCTGGGATTCGTCGAGTATGTCTTTAAAATCACCTTTATCTTCAAGGCAGCGCTCAATGGTGCCGGAGCATGCATTGATAAGCTGGCGTAAGGTCGATTTTTCCCGGACGATTCTTGCATAATGCACAGCATTGACTGCCACCGGTGCCGCATCGGAAATGGCGGCAAGAAATGCAGGGCCCCCAATACCTTCCAACTCATCTTTTTCGTTGAGGTGGTTGGCCACGGTAATAAGGTCAGCTGGTTCCTCTTTGATGGAAAGTTCCGTGATGGCCCTGAATATTTTTTTATGGGCCCCTTTATAAAAATCATCGGGTTTGAGGATTTCAACAATGTCAAGCAAGCTGTCATTATTGATGAAGATGGCGGACAGAAGTGACGCCTCTGCATCTGTATCATGGGGCGGAGTGCGGTTAAGCAGGTGATCTGATTTAACGGATTCTTTTTTTGCCATCGCTGACCTTTAAAAAAAACCTGCAGATCTTTGGCATCCAAAGATCTGCAGGCAAATGTCGGAACTAATTTTCCTGTTTTTCTTCTGGGACAACCGTCACTGTGATTTCCGGTTCAACATCCTTATATAAACGGATGGGTACCTTGTATTCACCGGTCTCTTTGATGGGTTCTGCAAGCAGAATGGCGCGGCGTTCAACGTCAACATTCTGGGCATCCAGTGCATCTTTGATGTCATGGGAGGTGACAGATCCGTAAAGATAAATTTCTTCGCGAACCTTGGCCTTGATTGTGATTGCAACTTCTTTGACCTTTGCGGCCATCTCTTCGGCAATCTTTCTTTCTTTGGCGATCTGCAGCTCCAGTTTCGCCCGGGCCTGTTCCATAACCTTGCGATTGGCAGGGGTGGCTAAAACCGCTTTTCCCTGGGGCAGCAGATAATTGCGTCCATAGCCTTCCGCTACCTTGCACTCGGTACCAGCGATACCTAAAGTATCAATGGTTTCCTTTAAAATAACTTTCATTCTAAACCTCCAATCCGTCCGCAGTTTTGCGGTCCGGCATATATTTTATTTTCGTGATGCAGCAAGTTTCCTGAAATCAATCCAGTTGTCAAAAAAACCAAGACCAATGACAAGGATTAAAACGTACACCTGTACGGCAATGAGAAAATAGCAAAAGCCCTTCAGCGCCATGGGGGTGTTTTTTTTTTGGAAAAAAAAGGAAATTACTGCAATTCCTTGAAAAAAATAAACAAGCATTAAAACAATCAGGCAGTTGATGCCAAAGATTTTCACGGGACCTGCGGGAATCATTAAAGCCGTTGCACAGCCGATAAATATCCAGACAAGCATGTCCGGTGCTTTATACAAATTTAAGTGCGCAATGCTTTTGATGGTAACGCCCTTGGTTTTTAAAAGCTTTCTGATGATCAGGATGTTCAACCATAGGGTTGTAATGAACGAGATCATGAACATACCCGGCGTGACAATCATCATGGATGATATCAGCTTTTGGGTCATTTCCTGGTCCATCCCGAGTTCAGGCGAAAGCTGCTTGGCAACACTCAAAGACTGATTCATGTAATCCGTCATGATGGCGGATACATTTTGTCCCTGGCTGATGCTGAATACCGTAAGCGCTAAACAGACCGCGCCTGCTGCCAGTGCCGTGGTCAGTCCCATGGTTCTTTGAATACTCATATGCCGTTCAAGGCATTCGCCTAAAACCATGCCGGTTGCCAGAAGCAACCCAACGTAAAGTGTGTCAAATGCGACACCCTTGGTCATCAGCACGAGTATAAAAAAACTGGCTGCTGCAATCAGTGCGCCGCTGTTTCTGCCAAGTTTGAGCCGATAGAAAAGCACCGGCAGGGGCAGAAACAAAAGCACAAATACACCGAGCAGGGGAACTGTAAACACCACACCATACATCAACAGACAGAAAACAATGCCTGTCAACGTCTCCCTGATAAAAACCGGGTGTGTGATGGATAGCGGCATTTTTTAAAAACCTGTGAAAATCGTTTCCTGTTTTAATTTAAGGGGCGACCCACAAAGGGCAGAAGTGCAATCTGCCGGGCCTGTTTGATGGCCACTGTCAGCTTGCGCTGGTGTTTGGCACAGGTCCCTGTGATACGCCGGGGAATAATTTTGCCCCGTTCAGTAATGAACTGTTTAAGTGCTTTGGGATTTTTGTAATCAATTTCCATGGAGCTGTCCACGCAGAACCTGCAAATTTTCCGGCGCTGATAGAATCTGTTCTTTCCGCCGCCTCTATGACCTTTAAACATACTTGATCTCCTTTGTGCTTGAATTATTCCTTGGATTCTTCGGCAGGTTCAGATTCGATATCTTCCACATCATCCTGATCATCTGCGTTTTCTTCCTCCTGATCATCTGCGTCCTCCTGATCTGCGTCTTCTTCCTGGGATGCAGCAGCCTCTTTACTTAGCCTGGCCGTTTCTTTGGCCTCTTCAGCTTCCTGTTTGAGGGATTCTTCGGTGACGTGTTCAGTGACAAGGATCGTCATGAACTTCATGATAAGGTCACTTAAACGGAAATTTCTTTCAAGCTCTGTGACAAGTTCGCCGGTTCCGCCATAGGTCAGGCAGACATAGTAGCCGCGCAGTTTCTTTTTGATTTCATAGGACAATTTTTTTAAGCCCCATTCATCAGCGTTCAGAAGGATACCATTTTCCCTTTCAATGATACCTGAAACTCTTTCGAGCAACTCTTCACGGGCCTGATCCGACATGTCCGGATCGGCAATGAATACGGTTTCGTACTTCCTCATTCTTCCTCCTTGTGGATATAAAGCCCCGGATCAACCTTACATGATAAAACCCGGAGCAAGGATAAAATAATTATGCTCATTGCCCAGATCAAGGCAATAAAACCACTCTCTATACCATCTCAGATGCGCAGGGTCAAGATAAATGTCTGATTTTGCCAGGGTAACTGTTTGCG
This window contains:
- the dnaB gene encoding replicative DNA helicase is translated as MAKKESVKSDHLLNRTPPHDTDAEASLLSAIFINNDSLLDIVEILKPDDFYKGAHKKIFRAITELSIKEEPADLITVANHLNEKDELEGIGGPAFLAAISDAAPVAVNAVHYARIVREKSTLRQLINACSGTIERCLEDKGDFKDILDESQATILKIADRQSGSPFKPLSDLINLNIDQLEELQGKEGGLAGLSTGYGRLDRITSGLQPSDLIILAARPSMGKTAFALNIARNVAFHYRKPVAVFSLEMSKEQLSMRLLTSEARVDANRLRSGAFSPEDWQNFTDAAGVLNEIPIFIDDTPAISVLDLRAKTRKLFQMNKDIGLVVIDYLQLMKSSFHSDRRDLEIADISRGLKSLAKELKVPVLALSQLNRALEQRSDKRPMMSDLRESGAIEQDADIISFIYRDEVYNKEPDNPKKGTAEIIVAKNRNGSIGTAHMVFNGQYTRFEELAPEAYQGFK
- the rpsR gene encoding 30S ribosomal protein S18 → MFKGHRGGGKNRFYQRRKICRFCVDSSMEIDYKNPKALKQFITERGKIIPRRITGTCAKHQRKLTVAIKQARQIALLPFVGRPLN
- the hflX gene encoding GTPase HflX, producing MKRIVYGTTDGLNKAQIDRIENLYTFKSPPEYILSRQAAMETLDISREIRRQIGLLLDRNGKVVCVVAGEPQRIVIPVIPDFQAGPGRLKGLRCIHTHLSHEALTRDDLTDLALLRLDYITAICLNDDGTAGPVYSAHILPDPEADPYRVLPGTTLEDLNTDCQAQILELESELSRHNLRYSPETGQENAFLINAATQGMDSARVSLDELEELCKTSRINVVGTAIQQRKKIDPKFVVGKGKLSELIIKAIQNYATMLVFDRELSPSQIRSITDFVEMKVIDRTQLILDIFAKQAKSSEGKYQVELAQLEYMLPRLITKNTAMSRLTGGIGGRGPGETKLEVNRRRARERIDRLKQEIKKIRKQRTQQKARRKRRNLPVISIVGYTNAGKSTLLNTLTQSSIIAANRLFATLDPSSRRLRFPRDKEVIITDTVGFIQNLPKELLEAFHATLEELEQADVILHVIDISNPRYMQQKETVDQLLKSLNLNKIPSLYVFNKMDLADLDNFDSPWLLNQGIVVSAHNKSSLAPLVEKLEAMV
- the rpsF gene encoding 30S ribosomal protein S6, with amino-acid sequence MRKYETVFIADPDMSDQAREELLERVSGIIERENGILLNADEWGLKKLSYEIKKKLRGYYVCLTYGGTGELVTELERNFRLSDLIMKFMTILVTEHVTEESLKQEAEEAKETARLSKEAAASQEEDADQEDADDQEEENADDQDDVEDIESEPAEESKE
- a CDS encoding DUF2232 domain-containing protein, which codes for MPLSITHPVFIRETLTGIVFCLLMYGVVFTVPLLGVFVLLFLPLPVLFYRLKLGRNSGALIAAASFFILVLMTKGVAFDTLYVGLLLATGMVLGECLERHMSIQRTMGLTTALAAGAVCLALTVFSISQGQNVSAIMTDYMNQSLSVAKQLSPELGMDQEMTQKLISSMMIVTPGMFMISFITTLWLNILIIRKLLKTKGVTIKSIAHLNLYKAPDMLVWIFIGCATALMIPAGPVKIFGINCLIVLMLVYFFQGIAVISFFFQKKNTPMALKGFCYFLIAVQVYVLILVIGLGFFDNWIDFRKLAASRK
- the rplI gene encoding 50S ribosomal protein L9, giving the protein MKVILKETIDTLGIAGTECKVAEGYGRNYLLPQGKAVLATPANRKVMEQARAKLELQIAKERKIAEEMAAKVKEVAITIKAKVREEIYLYGSVTSHDIKDALDAQNVDVERRAILLAEPIKETGEYKVPIRLYKDVEPEITVTVVPEEKQEN